TGGCGACAGCAGATGCGGAGGCATTTGGCATGCGGACTGGCCAAGAAATCAAAACCCAACCCCGGGTCAATGCCGGGCCGCCCCGGATCCAAACTTCGCGAATTTTGCGGGTGGGGTTTTCCCTGGGCGTTGCCCAGGGCTGGCATAGTGTGCCCCGTTGGGGCGGAGAGTCTTCGTTGAAGGTGCTGACACCCTGGGTATTGCCACGGGGCGAAAATGGTGTGCCTGTTGCGGCGGAGATTTTGCGCTGAAGGTGCTGACTGCGCCCTACCATGACAACGCCATTGCTCGCGCTGAAGGCGCAACCCACGCCAGCCCATGGCAGCGCCATGGGTTCTTGACGTGGATACAATCTTGAGCCCTGAAGGGGCGGCACAACGGCACGGCGTGGCGTCCGGAGTTGGGTCGCCCTTTCAGGGCTCGAATCATAGTCAGAATTCCCCTGGGCGTTGCCCAGGGCTGGCATAATGTGCCCCGTTGGGGCGGAAATTTTGCGCTGAAGGCGCAACCCACGCCAGCCCATGGCAGCGCCATGGGTTCTTGACGTGGATACAATCTTGAGCCCTGAAGGGGCGGCACAACGGCAGGCGCGTCCAGAGTTGGGTCGCCCTTTCAGGGCTCGAATCATGAGAATCGGGAATTCCCCTGGGCGTTGCCCAGGGCTGGCATAATGTGCCCCGTTGGGGCGGAAATTTTGCGCTGAAGGCGCACCCCACGCCAGCCCATGGCAGCGCCATGGGTTCTTGACGTGGATACAATCTTGAGCCCTGAAGGGGCGGCACAACGGCACCAGACAGAATCCGACCTCAGAACATCTGCCGTCGGGCGACTGAAACGCCGCGAGCAGGGTCGATCCCGGAATTTTGCATTGCGCTGATCGCCCTGCCGGCAAGCGTGTCCTGGTCTAGCGCGAACTCGTGCGCGACCGGACAGCTCATTTCAACCACCGTACCGGACATCTCAAAGGCCTGATCGCCATGCGACAAGCACTCCAGTCCAAGTCTCTCTGCTGCCCGCAGGTTTTCCGCACACGGACAACTGCCGGAGCGGAATGAAGAGCATCCTCGATTTCAACCGGGCGCGCCAGGAAGGGCGGCCCATCGTGATGACCACGGCCTACGATGCCGCGATGGCGCGCATCGTTGCGGCATCGGAGGCGGACGCCATTCTCGTCGGCGACAGCGCCGCCATGGTCGTGCACGGGCTGCCTTCGACCGTGCATGCCACCCTGGAGATGATGGTCCTCCACACCGCCGCCGTGCGCCGGGGGGCGCCGGATCGGGTCATCGTGGCGGACATGCCTTTTCTCACCTTCCGCCACGGGAAAACAGTGGCGACGCGAGCCGCGGGCGCCCTGATGCAGGCGGGCGCCACGGCGTTGAAACTGGAGGGAGTCGCGGGCCATGAGGACGTGATTCTCCACCTCGTGGGCAGCGGCATCCCGGTCATGGGCCACCTCGGGCTCACCCCGCAGTCGGTCAATCAGATCGGCGGCTACCGGCTGCAGGGTCGCTCGGAGGCCGAAGCCGCGCGCCTGCTGGCCGATGCCCGGCGGTTGGAGGAACTCGGGGCCTTCTCGCTGGTGCTTGAATGCGTGCCGGCGGCATTGGCGGCCGACATCACCGGCCGGCTGCGGATCCCGACAATCGGCATCGGCGCCGGCGGCGGCACCTCCGGGCAGGTGCTGGTCTTGAACGATCTGCTCGGGCTCGATGCCGGATTCCGCCCGCGATTTGCACGCCGTTACCTCGACGGGCACGGCGCGGTGCTCGCGGCCATCAACGAGTACGCGCGGGACGTGCGCGGCGCTCGTTTTCCGGCCCGCGAGGAGGTCCTGGCATGAGGGTGCATCTCAGTCTGAAGGAATGGCGGGCGGTGCGCGACGGGGCGGACTATGCCGGTCGGTCGCTCGGTTTCGTGCCAACGATGGGCGCCCTGCATGCCGGGCATCGTTCCTTGGCGGCGCGGGCGCGCGCGGAGAATGATCGCGTGGTGCTGAGCATTTTCGTGAACCCGACCCAGTTCAATGATCCGTCGGATCTCGCCAAGTATCCGCGGACGCTCGAGGCCGACCTCGCCCTGGCCGCAGGGCTGGTCGATGACGTGATCGTGCCGCCGGTGGCCGAACTTTATCCGGACGGC
This genomic window from Opitutaceae bacterium contains:
- the panB gene encoding 3-methyl-2-oxobutanoate hydroxymethyltransferase; amino-acid sequence: MKSILDFNRARQEGRPIVMTTAYDAAMARIVAASEADAILVGDSAAMVVHGLPSTVHATLEMMVLHTAAVRRGAPDRVIVADMPFLTFRHGKTVATRAAGALMQAGATALKLEGVAGHEDVILHLVGSGIPVMGHLGLTPQSVNQIGGYRLQGRSEAEAARLLADARRLEELGAFSLVLECVPAALAADITGRLRIPTIGIGAGGGTSGQVLVLNDLLGLDAGFRPRFARRYLDGHGAVLAAINEYARDVRGARFPAREEVLA